The proteins below are encoded in one region of Pseudobacteriovorax antillogorgiicola:
- a CDS encoding response regulator, translating to MERILFVDDSEDIREIYETLLTSAGYDVISANDGEEAFSAYHSKQPAIVLTDIIMPKMCGIGLIKKIRENDSEVPIIAISGDPRQALLSSEAGANLFLEKPFCSTILVENINRHLDLLAAHLDSDHVATL from the coding sequence ATGGAGCGCATTTTATTTGTCGATGATTCTGAGGACATTCGTGAAATATATGAGACACTTCTGACCAGTGCAGGCTACGATGTGATTTCTGCCAACGATGGTGAGGAAGCTTTCTCAGCCTACCATTCAAAACAACCAGCTATTGTGCTTACTGATATAATTATGCCCAAAATGTGTGGTATAGGATTAATCAAAAAAATCCGAGAAAATGATAGTGAGGTCCCTATCATTGCGATCTCCGGTGATCCGAGGCAAGCGCTCTTGTCATCTGAAGCGGGCGCCAACTTGTTTCTTGAAAAGCCATTTTGCTCTACAATTTTAGTAGAGAACATAAACAGGCACTTGGATCTATTAGCGGCACACCTCGACTCTGATCATGTCGCGACTCTTTGA
- a CDS encoding response regulator, with product MHNRFENKGIKIIAVGSSSSIRQVITSVFKEFGYKNVTGVSSIKSALEIIETDSVDWVFTPLKDNDEGNVLQLLQVLNQYPQLRHTKVSAYADDKKHPLAPKCFEFGLFSFHCTALTIAEVKAELQKLLKELTDQNGDFSQISARYLRRYLDEIDNPEETIAFEKAFQEVYPGDTHSLLSLAENQFRMSDDDEAKNTIYQLNLVDPDCSETKNILQHYTGSDTLSSADQEIVAEKLGFNRCLIIDSNLKSADVVRKLVEDMGFNQVTVFDNPIKALPWLRKQKQPDLIISEWQLPILPGPVFLYKIRNRVKCKVPLIIINEEIEARETPMVQELGASQIVAKPIDPAQFQKAVVWTIRESITPRDPGIVKYKLRQALSQGDHHQVRLLKKTLLNNPRMTDSDRAIVEAEIAYENGCYIHSKKHAMEAIHHGGPAPEAMELLGRSLMKLREFDAALRCLQNCSFVSPLNVDHLCNIAECHLENGDNESFEAALNRARSIDDNERVAETEAKGAIQNGHTKAARKLLERLQSFKDVLAYTNNRAVTLIRCGNYTEGINLYKRALDSLPEGKKELDALVRYNLGLAYARHNDLEIALKELKKGENCKNPARRKKIRSLKNRIITSIEKGVPLVLKSTTENSEEQEKIRLQEYSQLEKDLNRQRPISRADYCLHKIYTTSLGHEVSEGLIQKIPSFNFRGKIKKDFRGLEQVPA from the coding sequence TGCATAATCGCTTTGAAAACAAAGGCATAAAGATCATAGCTGTCGGTAGTAGTAGCTCGATTAGGCAGGTGATTACATCCGTTTTCAAGGAATTTGGGTATAAGAATGTAACAGGGGTCTCCAGCATCAAGTCTGCTCTTGAAATCATCGAAACGGACTCGGTAGATTGGGTATTTACTCCTTTAAAAGACAATGATGAAGGCAATGTTCTGCAACTGCTCCAAGTTCTCAATCAGTATCCTCAGCTACGCCACACCAAAGTTTCCGCTTATGCAGACGACAAAAAGCATCCGCTCGCCCCTAAATGCTTCGAGTTCGGCCTTTTTTCATTTCACTGCACAGCATTGACGATTGCCGAAGTGAAGGCGGAGCTACAAAAACTACTGAAGGAACTGACGGACCAAAATGGGGACTTTAGCCAGATCTCTGCCCGATACCTGCGGCGCTATCTGGATGAAATTGATAACCCTGAAGAAACCATCGCGTTTGAAAAAGCCTTTCAGGAAGTGTACCCCGGAGATACCCACAGTCTATTGAGCCTTGCGGAAAACCAGTTTCGCATGAGTGACGATGACGAGGCTAAAAACACCATCTATCAGCTCAATCTGGTAGATCCCGATTGCAGTGAGACTAAAAATATCCTTCAGCATTATACCGGTAGCGATACCTTAAGCAGCGCGGATCAAGAAATTGTAGCGGAAAAGCTTGGATTCAATCGCTGCTTGATCATCGATTCAAACTTGAAGTCAGCAGATGTTGTACGAAAACTTGTAGAGGACATGGGTTTCAATCAAGTCACTGTCTTCGATAACCCAATCAAAGCTCTACCATGGCTCCGAAAGCAAAAGCAGCCGGATCTGATCATTTCGGAATGGCAACTGCCTATTCTTCCCGGGCCTGTTTTTCTCTATAAAATCCGAAACCGCGTAAAATGTAAGGTCCCTCTCATCATTATTAACGAAGAGATTGAAGCCCGTGAGACGCCCATGGTACAGGAGTTGGGAGCATCTCAAATCGTAGCCAAGCCTATTGATCCAGCACAATTTCAAAAAGCCGTCGTCTGGACGATTCGTGAATCTATCACCCCAAGAGACCCCGGGATAGTGAAGTATAAGTTGCGCCAAGCCTTGAGCCAAGGAGATCATCATCAGGTGAGGCTTTTGAAGAAGACCCTTCTAAACAACCCCCGAATGACAGATTCCGATCGTGCCATAGTTGAGGCAGAAATCGCCTATGAAAATGGCTGCTATATCCACTCAAAAAAACATGCTATGGAAGCAATCCATCATGGTGGACCAGCCCCAGAAGCCATGGAACTCCTTGGTCGCAGCCTCATGAAGCTTCGCGAGTTCGACGCTGCCTTAAGATGCCTTCAAAACTGTAGTTTTGTATCCCCTCTCAACGTGGATCACCTTTGCAATATTGCCGAATGTCACCTTGAAAATGGGGACAATGAGAGTTTCGAAGCTGCTCTCAATCGGGCCCGTTCCATTGATGATAATGAGCGGGTTGCAGAAACAGAGGCCAAAGGTGCCATCCAGAATGGCCATACTAAAGCTGCTCGTAAGCTTTTGGAACGACTCCAGTCGTTTAAAGATGTCTTGGCCTACACTAATAATCGAGCCGTCACTCTTATTCGCTGTGGCAACTATACGGAAGGCATTAACTTATACAAGCGAGCCTTGGACTCCCTACCAGAAGGCAAAAAGGAACTGGATGCCCTCGTACGCTATAATTTAGGGTTGGCCTACGCTCGGCATAACGATCTTGAAATTGCCCTCAAAGAGCTAAAGAAGGGTGAAAACTGTAAGAATCCAGCTCGTCGCAAAAAGATTCGCAGCTTGAAAAACCGCATTATCACATCCATAGAAAAAGGCGTCCCCTTAGTTCTCAAGTCGACGACAGAGAATTCTGAGGAGCAGGAAAAGATTAGACTTCAGGAATACTCACAGCTGGAGAAGGATCTAAATCGCCAAAGGCCCATTAGCCGTGCTGATTATTGCCTTCATAAGATTTATACGACTAGTCTCGGCCATGAGGTTAGCGAGGGCCTGATCCAAAAAATTCCGAGCTTTAATTTTAGAGGTAAGATTAAGAAAGACTTCCGAGGGCTGGAACAAGTGCCAGCCTAA